In Bacillus cereus ATCC 14579, a single window of DNA contains:
- a CDS encoding thioesterase II family protein yields MQKTKLFCFPHAGGSAFSYAKWKNHFNPYIEVVPVELAGRGYRIEENLYQSMEEAVNDVYNKIVMQIDDSPYILFGHSMGSLIAYEVARKIKDSKNVSPEFLVLSGRNHPNSKIRNIRHNLSNEQFKREVIAMGGTPSGVLQSEELMEIFLPILRADFKIVETYIHDKNTQPCDIDFLIFNGENDEFTTYDQVIKWERYTSKTCTFHSFEGNHFFLNENIEEIANSIKRKLDSKRLSNSF; encoded by the coding sequence ATGCAGAAGACTAAACTTTTTTGCTTTCCACATGCTGGGGGATCTGCGTTTAGTTACGCAAAATGGAAAAATCACTTTAATCCATATATTGAGGTAGTCCCGGTAGAGTTAGCTGGTAGAGGATATAGAATTGAAGAAAACTTGTACCAAAGTATGGAAGAGGCAGTAAATGATGTCTACAATAAAATAGTTATGCAGATAGATGATTCGCCCTACATTCTATTCGGGCATAGCATGGGAAGTTTGATCGCCTATGAAGTAGCCAGAAAAATAAAAGATTCTAAAAACGTATCGCCTGAATTTCTTGTTTTGTCCGGTAGAAATCATCCAAATAGTAAAATAAGAAATATCCGACATAATCTTTCTAATGAGCAATTTAAAAGAGAAGTTATTGCAATGGGAGGTACACCATCTGGGGTACTGCAATCAGAAGAATTAATGGAGATCTTTCTCCCTATTCTAAGAGCAGATTTTAAAATCGTTGAGACGTATATTCATGACAAAAATACACAACCATGTGATATTGATTTTCTTATATTTAATGGGGAAAATGATGAATTTACTACATATGATCAAGTAATAAAATGGGAACGATACACAAGTAAAACGTGTACTTTTCATTCTTTTGAAGGTAATCATTTCTTTCTAAATGAAAATATTGAAGAAATAGCAAATAGTATTAAAAGAAAGTTAGATTCTAAAAGATTATCAAATAGTTTTTAG
- a CDS encoding 4'-phosphopantetheinyl transferase family protein yields the protein MKIPKNIESHLFKKLSNLVSNGKKERMKRLLNSCDINRTLIGDLLIRSLICQKYKINNEEIRFIYNEYGKPFVENFSDFHFNLSHSGEWVVCTTANFNVGIDIEKVSEIEAFKLAKEFFSAEEFYDISNMNSDEQINYFYDLWTLKESYIKTIGKGLYTPLNSFSIKKESRTLISYKHIPKNFYFKQYNIDPNYKLSACATRDEFPQEIIIKDIYTICQTIYKFESKEKINAED from the coding sequence GTGAAAATACCAAAGAATATTGAAAGTCATTTGTTTAAGAAACTTAGTAACTTGGTTTCAAATGGGAAGAAAGAGCGAATGAAGCGATTATTAAATTCATGCGACATTAATAGGACCCTGATAGGGGATTTACTAATCCGATCTCTAATCTGCCAAAAGTATAAAATTAATAATGAAGAAATTAGATTTATATATAATGAGTATGGAAAACCTTTTGTTGAAAACTTTTCTGACTTTCATTTTAATCTGTCACATTCAGGAGAATGGGTGGTTTGTACTACTGCTAATTTTAATGTGGGTATTGATATAGAAAAAGTTTCAGAAATAGAGGCTTTTAAATTAGCAAAAGAATTTTTTTCAGCGGAAGAATTTTATGATATATCTAATATGAATTCTGATGAACAAATTAATTATTTTTATGATTTATGGACATTAAAAGAAAGCTATATAAAAACGATTGGAAAAGGGCTTTATACCCCATTAAATTCATTCTCTATAAAAAAAGAATCACGAACTTTAATTTCATACAAGCATATACCTAAAAACTTTTACTTTAAACAATATAACATTGATCCAAATTATAAGTTATCTGCTTGTGCAACAAGAGATGAATTTCCTCAAGAGATAATAATTAAAGACATTTATACAATTTGCCAAACTATATACAAATTTGAAAGTAAGGAGAAAATCAATGCAGAAGACTAA
- a CDS encoding lysozyme family protein translates to MKDTSKKQIIKVFLISILGLVIILGMLYFNHKTNIQQNKAQATEKRVLQYESTLKKELEKYNLGEKTPILLGIMYQESRGEGNDPMQSSESLGLKPNEIQETSLSIEQGVKHFAKMYKYGTDKDVSMDTIIQSYNMGSGYIDFVASQEVKQHSEDSAKKFSKMKVDQNPAMYTCGGNKNNFRYPYCYGDFTYATKVNEKTKLIEELLRNVHSSSK, encoded by the coding sequence ATGAAGGATACAAGTAAAAAACAAATTATAAAAGTGTTCCTTATTAGTATTTTAGGCTTAGTAATAATACTTGGAATGCTATATTTTAATCATAAAACCAATATTCAACAAAATAAAGCGCAAGCCACCGAAAAACGTGTATTGCAATATGAGTCTACCTTAAAAAAAGAATTAGAAAAATATAATTTAGGAGAGAAAACACCAATTTTATTAGGAATTATGTATCAAGAGAGTAGAGGTGAGGGAAACGATCCTATGCAGTCATCTGAATCACTTGGATTAAAGCCAAATGAAATTCAAGAGACAAGCTTGAGCATTGAACAAGGGGTAAAACACTTTGCTAAAATGTATAAATATGGAACGGACAAGGATGTTAGCATGGATACAATTATTCAAAGCTATAATATGGGGTCAGGTTATATTGATTTTGTTGCTAGTCAAGAAGTTAAACAACACTCGGAGGATTCAGCCAAAAAGTTTTCTAAGATGAAAGTTGATCAAAATCCAGCGATGTATACTTGTGGTGGAAATAAAAATAATTTTAGGTATCCATATTGTTATGGTGATTTCACATATGCCACAAAGGTAAATGAAAAAACAAAACTTATTGAAGAACTTCTTCGAAATGTACATAGCTCTTCTAAATAA
- a CDS encoding erythromycin esterase family protein — MIAFETGLWEAADVQQNFDNSTATEAMKQSLYSVWKTEELEQLFTYMKEQKEKGKPLTLAGFDMNLFYKSSFRSYAKEWLQKVNPEVKSEFDTAVSELIELDRYYNKNKTYPYDRFKMEIQPVINKFEKVRMFIQNHKSELIQVTPHPTYDVKVRGGISSPNLTDYSFYIRDQKMAQNFAWLTEMQYGNKLAPFNK, encoded by the coding sequence GTGATTGCATTTGAAACAGGGCTTTGGGAAGCAGCAGATGTTCAGCAAAATTTTGATAACTCAACCGCTACAGAAGCGATGAAACAATCCTTATACTCTGTATGGAAAACTGAAGAACTTGAACAATTATTTACCTATATGAAAGAACAAAAAGAAAAAGGAAAGCCACTCACATTAGCTGGTTTTGATATGAATTTGTTTTATAAATCTTCATTCCGCTCTTATGCAAAAGAATGGTTGCAAAAAGTAAATCCTGAAGTAAAGAGTGAATTTGATACAGCAGTGTCAGAGTTGATTGAACTGGATAGGTATTACAATAAAAATAAAACATATCCCTATGATCGGTTTAAAATGGAGATACAGCCTGTAATTAACAAGTTTGAAAAGGTTAGAATGTTTATTCAGAATCATAAATCTGAATTGATTCAAGTTACACCACATCCTACGTATGATGTGAAAGTCAGAGGTGGCATCTCCTCACCTAACCTGACAGACTATTCTTTTTATATCCGAGATCAAAAAATGGCACAAAACTTCGCATGGCTAACTGAAATGCAGTATGGAAACAAACTGGCCCCCTTTAACAAGTAA